ACATACATTTGTAAGTGAGGAATATTGCGATATAGAAGGGTATGTATGTAAGAAATCTAGTTTTCAAAGGGTGTATGTGAAAATACAGATTTTAGAGGTGCATATCTGTGAATAGATGATTTTATAGGAGCTATATTTGTAAAACCATCTGAATGATTTTATAGGAGCTATATTTGTAAAACCATCTGAATGATGTTTTTGAGTTGTTGTTGCTATCTGCTTCCTTCTTCTGTGTTCTCTGGCTTGTTATTTACAAACTTGTTCCTGTCTCTCAGACAAGCCACAGATCGGAGAACTTCATCAATTTTTGGAGTTTCAGTTGCCGAGACAATGGGCGCCTGTCTATGGCGACTTACCCCTTGGTCCTCATCAGAGGCGGCAGAGCAGTGCGGCTCTACAAATCTCCTTCATGGGTCCAAAGCTTTATGTTAATACCAGTTTAGTAAGTACAAACATTCAATTTTACTTGTCTCCATCTCTGtgagaaatagttttatttacatGTGACTGTTTGAAATGACTTACTCCGATCATCAATACACTTGACATCATTATAGATGATTATTACTTGTTAGCGCAATTTACGAGTTGAAtgttagaaaaaagaaaattggcattattatattttttgatggTGTTTCTCGAGGATAATTTCTTTTACTTGTTTCTTCGTCGTCAGTAATTTCATAATCCAATTTTTCTGAATTTCGTTCAATACAGGTTGATGTAGGCAAGAGGCCCGTTACCGGCCTCCGCCTATACCTCGAAGGCAAAAGGAGCAACCGGCTCGCGATCCACCTCcaacacctctcctctctccctcaaATGTTCCAACTCCAAGACCACCCCAACAGCCAAAACCCGAACGAACCCTTCGACCGAAAGTACTTCGAACCTATCCAGTGGAAGCACTTCTCCCACGTCTGCACGGGCCCTGTCGAATCCGATGACAACTTAGCCATCGTAACCGGCGCCCAGCTGCACGTCGCCCACCACGGCTTCAAGAAAGTGCTTTTCCTCCGCCTCTTCTTCTCAACAGTTCTAAACGCCGCTTCCGCCAAGAGTCCTGAATGGGATGGCTCGCCGAACCTGTTCCAGAAGTCGGGGCTTATTTCGACATTGATCAGCACACATTTCTCTATGGCTGCACAAAAACCGCCCCCTCGGCCCACAGATGTGAATATCAACTCGGCAGTTTATCCAGGGGGCCCGCCGGCCCCCGTGCAGGCGCCGAAGCTGCTTAGGTTCATCGATACGACAGAGATGGCGCGAGGCCCGCAGGACCTGCCAGGTTATTGGGTGGTCTCAGGGGCGAAGCTGCATCTAGAGAGGGGTAAGATCTCTTTACGTGTTAAGTACTCGCTCTTGACGGCTATACTCCCCGACGACGACTATTTGTCGGTGGAGGATGCATAAGAGGGTTGGATATTGTATTACTGTAATATAGCATCTCCTGTCTATTGTGATCTCCCTGTTCTTGAAGAACATCAAGGTAGAATCATAGCCTTGTAGTATTACTGCAATCTTCTTTTTACGGTGTACGATCAGGCTTTATTCTTGCAGTGTGTAGTGTTGTTTGCTAATGTGCCTAGTTTTCCGAAAGTTACTGCTAGCATTGTTGGAAAGAATGTATTATTTTTTCGATAATTAATTCAATTGTGTGAGAAATAATTGCCTCCACCTGCTTCGATAAATCAAAAGAGACAAGACTTTTTTGTGGTTGAGATAGCTAAGAACGTACAAACACAATAAACAATTTTTAtttgggtgtgtgtgtgttggtGGTTATATTTTCACTTGTTTGATCTGAATGAATGCGGTGGGTCAAAAGCCGTACACCAACTAACTTCATTGAACTAGTCTCACATTTTTAGAGCTCCAAAAATTTGAAAGGGTAATCTGAAATTGcttctatatatttatacatcacTTTACCAAATTAGGCCAAAGTATGCTAAGTAGCATTGGCAACCTTCTTTTTAAAAGCGTCTCATGGGTTGCTTTTGCCGTGAAGGTTTTCATTGCCATTTTGTGGCTTTGAAAGAGTGGAGATTATATATTAGcatagagctactatactatcggaagcataaaatagttggtgcttctgatttttcagcctttagatcaaccctattgatcatttctaaccattggattaatattattaatcaatggggaccactcaaccctagggaggccactcaatcctaaggggaccgctatcatctCAATCGTAAAATCTTTAATCAAAGGGCTAAAACATCGGAaacaccaactactttatgcttccaataacatagtagctctacactatatatatatatagtctagtattatactattgataatactaagcacttgatgctatcgagtttttcgccattagatctacctcttCAATTATTTCCACccattaaatcatactattcaaccaatcacctacTCAACCCATGGagccactatcatcttaacgtATATacaattaggctactatactattaatatcaCCAAACGCTTagtactattaggttttcggcatttagatgaagggatgtgtagttaggataatagtggttctTTTGGGTTacgtgggtggttggttgaatagcataatctaacaggtgaaaacgGCGAAAAGCTTGGTAGCACTAAGTGTTCGGTGTTATTAATGGTATGTCTCTCTTTATATGTAGAGAGAAAGAGTTTCactgctatactcttatgagtataaatttcTTTGTACTCGtaaattttcggccgttagatctatcatttCGGCTATTTCCattcattagatcatactattcaactaaccatccATTTAATCCTAGGAAACTAATATCACAATAATCGTGattcactatcatcctaactgcacatccctttatccaatggccgaaaatttataaatacaaaaaaatctatacttataaaaatataatagccctgatctctctctctctctctgtataaaGCTCTAGTGAAGTATTGTTTAAGTTAGGAATTAAGTAATTTGGATTCATAGCCATTGGGCACTCCTACAAGGTCATCAAATCATATTGTGCGTGAACTTGAAAGTTTATGAGATGCGCCGTGCATAGATTCCATGCGAGTCCCAGAAAAATGTGAAAATATTAGATCTTTTGAGTTCCGTATACTCTACACATCCGTTTTTAGAGTTCTTGAAAAATATACATACTCTATATTATCATTATCCCTAATAATTTCCAAATTAGAAGCTCAAAATTAAAGCATTCACTAAAgctcaaaactttttttcttatattctaGTACAAGTTAAAGCAAAAGCTAtactataatttttaacagctaattaatccttttaattaatttatttatacttttacaagacaacctctctctctctctctctctctctctctctctctctctctctctctctctatatatatatatatatatatatatatatagagtaagtctCCTGCACTtacgaaagtacggagacctccgtgcttgtaagttgttttcgatgataggacattcgatttgacgatcggttccgttaagtataatctaccatgttggaactatctagaaaccaaattttataattttttgacattatttaccaagcgatcaaaaagtctcaaaaatgactattttaatggccgatgtagcacgtttttaagttcaacggtgtagaagtatccaaattacataaaaatttaatagaaaattctacgtaacatcagtagcaagatcaatacttccgatttaaaatttgagtcttttatcactattttttatgagatttttattttcagcagttcattttgagactactcgttcactagacaaacaaagtcaaaaaattatgaaatttggttttcaaatagttctaatagtgtagatcaagtttaacggaactgatcgccaaattggatgtcccatcatcgaaaacaacttacaagcacggaggtctccgtactttcgaaagtataggagcctagctctctctctctctctctctctctctctctctctctctctctatatatatatatatatatatatatattaggctgGAATGCTTTTAGAACTACATAGTCTTCCGTACTTTCAAATcatttttgatattaaaacttttgaatcGATAATCGGCTCCGTCAAActtaatttagagtatttgaagtacctaaaaaattaactttcataatttttcaatattatttatttaatgatcaagagggctcaaaatcaacgactgaaaataaaaatctcacaattatgatgatatgacactaaaattttggataaaaaatattgatcttattttatatagcataaaaaattttctatcaaaatttttatatgatttgaatatttttataccaTTAAGCTTGCAAACAGCTTACtacgactattaaaattactgATTTTGAGTCTCTTCGatcattagataaataatattaaatttttttaaaatattttaaattaaatttaactaaactGATCGTGAATTCGAATGTCTTCATAACAAAAACGACTTGAAAGTACAAGAACTTCTGCGTTTCTAAAAGCATTTCAGcttaacacactctctctctctctctctctctctctctatatatatatatatatatatattgtacacGGTGGAAGGGTGTAGTTTCTTTTTACCAGGGCCTTGCACACTTGGGGCCTTCACACTTCGAAACACTAGGGTTTCCGATCCGAGCGGGGGGGAATGGAGAACCTCGTCGCCCtcgtctcctcctccgccgcttcctCCACATCCCCTTTCCTCGTGGGCGCTCCGAACCCCTCCGCGATCCCCGCCGCGCGGCGGCGCCCCTCGCCGCTGCATCCGTCCCTCCCCCTTCCGGCGAGGGGAAgagtcggcggcgccgcctccgccgctgctCGGAGGAGAGCGAGGTTTTTGGTGTCGGCAGTGAGCCTCGGAGGAGGCGATGGTGCCTCGGAGAGGAGGAGCAGCTCCCGAAACGGTATGAGTAGCTCGATTTTGTTGTTTGCACTGTCGATTTTTTGACTTGCTTCCACATTTGGCGCAGAATCATGAAAAGATGTATCGGTTTCTGTATAAATTTGCGCGTAGTTTGGTGTGCAAATCAATTGCAATTGGATGTGTAGGGATCCTAGTAGGTTGTTTATACGCAGGTTAAGTTGAGGTGAAGTGGATATTGGAGATTAGGGCTATAAGATTCAATGAGCGTGAAGTGCAAGGTAAATCAGATGATGAAAAATCCAATGCATTAGCACCGAAACTATCGAATTGAGTTTCGCCAAGGGTGTTAATCATGAGAACGAATTAGAACCAACACTTCCCTGTGATTCTGATTGCTCCACTTTTATCACTCATTGGAACTCTATTTTTCCGATGTCTGATTTTGAGAAATAGAAAAAGTTGCATATTAGTGAACAGCGCAAGCACGGGGCATTCCATTCATTGGTTTCTAATAGCATGGATGTGTTATATGAGACCTGTTACGAAATAAGTTCGTCCGTTCTTATTTTCTTGTCCCTTCCACTAAAATGCTAAATATTGATGCTTTTCAAAGCATGAAAACTGATTAgttggatttttttatttttttgggtcttTTTCCTCATTTTTCTACTTTTGTTTTCAAGGCTATTTGAATTGTTAGTTTGGCGACTTAGTCCGATCTTACCTTCACAGTTCAAGGATCGGCTGAGCTGCGTtgaccttttattttgttttgggaATTCCACAGTGCTGGAGAGATTAAAGATTCAAGGTTTCGCAAGCATATCATCTTCTAGCGGCAGCGAGGTGACAACTGCAAGCGGAACGGCGCCTCCTGTGCCTCCACCACCATCGTATATGTAAGTTTGTTTTCTGTTTCTGGTAATGTGGTATCCGCATACTCGTAGGAAGTTTTCTGCTTTTTAAGTGCACCGAATTTCCTGGAGTTCGTTTCTTCCTTTTCCGTTTTCTCAGTCATGTAGAATCTTCGCAGAGGCTCTCCTCTTTTTTGGATTGGAGTTGGTGTTGGGCTATCAGCATTGTTTTCAATGGTGAGGTGTTTGGAgttttatctaatttattttttagaccagttaccttttcttttgctttattgtttcttattttctaatattattGCTGGTATTTCAGGTGGTAACAAGGGTAAAGGTGAGCTTGTAACACTCCCACCTCCTATTTTATGGGGTAtgctctatcttttttttttttctttaatgctGCTGACGCCTAAAAGCTTCAAGATTAGCTCAATAAGGTACTTCTTATTGCATGAGATTCTTTGAGGGATTCTCCATGTCTGATGTTGGATTTAATCACTTCCTCTTCACTGTCCATTTCTTTATTTGCTTGTTGTGTTAACCTTTTCCTTTCCTGCTTCCTTCAATTTCATTGTTCTTTATTGCAAGTTCAATCTTCCACGTATGACATATGCTTTATATTCTTGCATTTTTTTGTATGTATGCTTGTTTACAGATTTACTTGCCCCTTCAGGGCAAAGCTGCTGCATCATGGCAAATATTTTAAGCctttgtaaatttattttttgtcatGTCCTCTAACTCGATAACACCACAAATTTGTTGCAGAGGTATGCAATGCAGCAAGCCTTTAAGACAATGATGAATCAAGCAGCACCACAAAGTGGACAATTCAACAATCCTATGTTTCCAGGAGGATTACCATTCCCATTTCCTGCCGCAACACAAGCAGCTCCTACTAGCGTTTTATCACCTTCACTACAAACACAAAATACTTCACAACCACCTGTCACTGTAGAGGTTCCTGCATCTAGAGTGGAAGCTGCGCCATCTTCTGAAGTGATAGAAGAGACTAAAACAACAGAGGAAGCAAAAAAATTTGGTATGCTAGACTTGCAATTGACACCCATTTCTGTGTCCCATGTTTCATGATTAGTGGAGCATGTTACTTTCCATAATGATATCTTATTATGCTGATTCCTTGCAACCGCTGAGGATTTATAGATCATTTCTTAGTCATGGTTATTCTCACATTATTTCATTTCTCTTAACTCTACCGATGGAACACCAAGAAATGTTTTAATTGTTCAGAACTTCAGATGCGTTCTTATCTCTTCCCCCTAGTTGGTGCTGAGGGTTCAGGTTTTTTCACCCTTGTTGAGAGAGTGCTCTAACCTTGTTCTACTAAATTTTTGGTCACTAGAAGTTTTTCATGTGTCAAGAGgactaatattatattattggtataatatttttctttggcAAGACCTTTTTTGTCCTTTAATACACTCGATGTCTGACTAACTTTTCTAGTCTTGTTTGtctttagttcttttttttttgggtttttttttcatATGGTATATAATGTCCTGCCTTGGTATTTAGGAAATAAGTTCAAGCTTGCaagattttcagattttttaagATTGGTCTCATCTTGACCTACCCAAGTTGAAGTTTGCAATTTGATAATCCATACCTGTCTTTCTTGCTTCAATCCACTATGATTGCTTATAATTACTTTTAGTTGGTTCATTGTAATTATTTGCTTTTTTGGTGGAGTGAATTTATGTTGATGAATACTTGGTGTCcactgcaatttttttttttttctaccgaTGATTCCTTTGCCACTTTTCCACAGCTTTCGTCGATGTTTCTCCTGAGGAATTGATGCAAAAGGAGCACAAATATTCAGAGGAATCAGTACAGGAAAATACTGTGACAGTAGAGTATGAGAAAAAAGTAAGATGTCACCATTTCTGCACTTAATGGTATATCTGACTATTAAGTATAGCACCAACTCTGTTCGAtgattcttgaaggtttcaacAAATGGAGCTGCTTCTAAGCCAGACAGTGCTTCTAGTGAACAATCTCAATCTCGTGAGTATCTTGAATGATTCGTTCTCAATTCTTAatgataccaaaaaaaaaactttctgtATCATGGTATATGAAAGTCTattgatgattgggtctacttTCTTGCAGTCCtgttaaatttgtttgattagtATATTTATGCTATTTACCCGTTCTGATGTCTTGAAAGatcaattttatagaaatacTTTTTCTGATGTTCACCAATTGTTTTGAGGGCTGCAGATTTTGTCATATTTAGTTTTCTCTGAATTATTCAATGCtaggcttttcttttttagttaGATGTCCATACTTTACATGTAAATTGTTTTGCCGTTTAATTGTTTTAGAGGTACTTTGAGCTGTGCCCTTCTTCTGAAATATCCTTCCTTAGATTACTAAATCAATGAAATTGCATTTACCACAATGCTCCTATTATGTGGTGAATGTCTGAAGCCTAGTTCTTATTTCATGTATACAGCTAGTGGTATGAAATGAGTTGACAGAAACATCATAATAATTTATCATGTAGCTTCCCAGTCCTTAGGAGTACATGTATTTTCATGGTTTTTAAGGCTTTCAAGGAGGTTTATCTAAGTAACAAGGCGGCAGTTTTGCTTGCTTCTCTTTACTCTTGTTTACTATCCTATGATACATTTACTTCCTTATAGGTAAATCACCACCTTTCTTGTCAGTTGATGCATTGGAAAAGATGATGGAAGATCCCACTGTCCAGAAGATGGTTTACCCGTAAGCTGATCGATTGTTAAGATGATAGTTTACCATCGTACTCAATTCCAATCATCTCGTTGTCATTTGGCTACTAATTTATTTAACCTGAAATAAGACTAATGTTGATATTTTGTACTATTGTTGCAGCTATTTACCTGAGGAGATGAGGAACCCAACTACTTTTAAGTGTATGCCCTTTATTATCTTGTTCTTTCTGCCAGGCACTACTTTCTTCTGTATTTCTTGTGGGAAAAATTTGCGTTTTTTGTCTGCACTATGTTGATACTTTTATGCAATTACTTTCCAGGGATGCTAGAAAATCCGCAATACCGGCAGCAACTTCAAGATATGCTGtaattagcttttttttttcttctctaagttttttataccttttctttttttccctagTTTTTGGAGCTTTCTGTCGAATGCTATCCTTTACAAATTTGTATACGATGATATGTTAAGTCCCTCATTTGAATCCAAacaatttgatagaaaaatatgcTTCAGTGAAAGTATTCTGATATAAGCAATGCAACTTTCCTCATTCAATGTGGATTCCTTGtgctaaataatttttaattcatgCACAAGGTTCACCGgattattgttttgtttttaagCGATGATTGGGCTATTCTGGTGAAAGTTTTTAACTGAATATTATGGATTTGCAGTAAACATACAAATCTGCTGTAGCTCGATATGTTGCTTCCTCCAGTAAATGAATCCAACCTAGTTTTATATTCTCTAGTATCTTGAGCTATTTAGTGTATGGTAACTTATCTGAAGACAATTTATGCCAATCTATCATGTAGCTCAGTTGGGATAGGTTGTTGTAGCTGGTGGCTTACTATTCGCTTACCACTTTCTTATTATAGGTTGGTTTCTGACTctcatttttttccccctcccaGTCTTTAGAATTAAAAAGCTTAACCTTAAAGTTGTTCTTTGAAGTTCAATCTGTGTCAGCAGAAGACTTCTTTGCTAGAAACAAATGATGCCAAAATAATGTTTGAAGAAAGCGCATAGCTGCATTAATGTTCCATTGCGGTTTTCCTGCGATTATATTTTCATAACTCAGTAATGAATAAGCACCATCTCTATATGTACAGAAATAATATGGGCGGAAGTACTGAATGGGACAGTCGCATGATGGACTCCTTGAAGAAGTTTGATCTTAGCAGCCCCGAGGTAAAGCAGCAATTTGGTAAGTAATAGTTCTTTGCAACTCTTTGCAGAAGATATACATCGGAAATAGTTATGTGCCAAGTTATTTCCTGTTTGCTTTCTTTGATGAATCACCATTGATTGGATGTCTTCAACCGTGGTTTTGAAGTTTTGGTTGAAACTCTGAATCTCAAATTAATGTTGTAAATTGTTGTTTTTATGTCTGTGCATTAGTTACACATGCATGTGCCCTTTGCATGTGTATACactgctaaatttattttaattaacttttagTGCTTCCCTTTGTTGGCAGACCAAATAGGGCTTACTCCAGAAGAGGTTATATCTAAAATAATGGCAAATCCCGAGGTTGCCACTGCCTTCCAAAATCCGAAAGTTCAAGCTGCCATTATGGATGTATGCTCTCTTCATCACAACTTCTTGTTCTTAAAATTGAATTACTCAGTATACTGACTTATTCCTGTGGCTTACAGTGCTCGCAAAATCCGCTTAATATTGCGAAGTACCAAAATGACAAGGAGGTAAGGGCTTGGAAATCATAATTTTGCTTCATCATAAATGTTGCTTGTGATTCTTACTTGGAAGAAGTGTGCTGTTTAGTGGAACTGCTATAAGTTCGATACTAGCACAAATTTACAGCTTTATTTCTC
This DNA window, taken from Ananas comosus cultivar F153 linkage group 21, ASM154086v1, whole genome shotgun sequence, encodes the following:
- the LOC109726177 gene encoding protein TIC 40, chloroplastic-like: MENLVALVSSSAASSTSPFLVGAPNPSAIPAARRRPSPLHPSLPLPARGRVGGAASAAARRRARFLVSAVSLGGGDGASERRSSSRNVLERLKIQGFASISSSSGSEVTTASGTAPPVPPPPSYIGSPLFWIGVGVGLSALFSMVVTRVKRYAMQQAFKTMMNQAAPQSGQFNNPMFPGGLPFPFPAATQAAPTSVLSPSLQTQNTSQPPVTVEVPASRVEAAPSSEVIEETKTTEEAKKFAFVDVSPEELMQKEHKYSEESVQENTVTVEYEKKVSTNGAASKPDSASSEQSQSRKSPPFLSVDALEKMMEDPTVQKMVYPYLPEEMRNPTTFKWMLENPQYRQQLQDMLNNMGGSTEWDSRMMDSLKKFDLSSPEVKQQFDQIGLTPEEVISKIMANPEVATAFQNPKVQAAIMDCSQNPLNIAKYQNDKEVMDVFTKISELFPGVTGYP